The Candida albicans SC5314 chromosome 5, complete sequence genome includes a region encoding these proteins:
- the SPB4 gene encoding putative ATP-dependent RNA helicase (Putative ATP-dependent RNA helicase; flucytosine repressed; Spider biofilm induced) gives MKSNTESLAWENLRYDLHSWIKEAISSMGYPTMTPVQASTIPLLSGNKDVVVEAVTGSGKTLSFVIPVLQKISDRLYKPDSDGDLPEPVKRGHMLSIVLSPTRELANQIQSVFNQVLQYLPEDKGTRINTQLLVGSIGNVREDLNQFLTNQPQILIGTPGRILEFLGSSQSIKTSSLEIVILDEADKLLDFSFEKDVINILKKLPKQRRTGLFSATISSAGNTIFRTGMNNPVKVQVKSKNYFGEQSNSPKSLQLSYMMINPELKITTLLTILSKYQYKKAIVYFPTCTSVKHFYQIFNKVYQQESSDEPLKFFSLHGQLNTKSRLKTLDNFTQGDINLYKHILMTTDVAARGIDIPDVDLVIQIDPPTDPNVFLHRCGRTGRANKVGRAIVMLNDNCQEEDYIGFMEVKGIFLTKQDIPTSSATKNLHENFQIKLRQYMLEDRARHELAVKSYVGFIRYYSKHIASSIFRLATLDYLGIAKMYGLLRLPKMPETKYIDNSIMPTDGWLGEIIDMDKYSYADKLQEKTRLENLENDKLKKIQDAKRRKELKIKNEAWSSKSERKENKLDRKEKLKRKREAIEKQIMEEERLNDGGNKDEEDEVVEDWKDMVRKNKKKQKKNNSIQGSFDDL, from the coding sequence atgaaatcaaatactGAATCTCTTGCATGGGAGAATTTACGTTATGACTTGCATTCATGGATCAAAGAAGcaatatcatcaatggGGTATCCCACTATGACTCCAGTTCAAGCATCGACTATCCCATTATTGAGTGGTAATAAAGATGTTGTAGTTGAAGCAGTCACTGGATCAGGGAAGACATTATCATTTGTAATCCCTgttttacaaaaaatttctgATAGATTATATAAACCCGATAGTGATGGAGATTTACCAGAACCAGTTAAACGAGGACATATGTTATCGATTGTATTATCACCAACGAGAGAATTAGctaatcaaattcaaagtGTTTTCAATCAAGTATTACAATATTTACCTGAAGATAAGGGTACCCGTATTAACACACAATTATTGGTTGGATCTATAGGTAATGTTCGAGaagatttaaatcaatttttaacGAATCAACCACAAATATTAATTGGAACTCCAGGGAGAATCTTGGAATTTTTAGGTAGTTcacaatcaattaaaacatCATCTTTGGAAATAGTTATCCTTGATGAAgctgataaattattagatttcctgtttgaaaaagatgtgatcaatatattgaaaaaattaccTAAACAACGTCGAACAGGATTATTTTCAGCAACGATATCTTCTGCAGGTAATACTATTTTCCGTACAGGGATGAATAATCCAGTTAAAGTTCAAGTGAAATcgaaaaattattttggtGAACAAAGTAATTCTCCCAAGAGTTTACAATTATCATATATGATGATTAATccagaattgaaaataaccACATTATTAACgatattatcaaaatatcaatataaaAAGGCCATTGTTTATTTCCCTACTTGTACATCAGTGAaacatttttatcaaatattcaataaagTTTATCAACAAGAGTCTAGTGATGAACCtcttaaatttttttcattacaTGGTCAACTTAATACTAAATCAAGATTGAAGACATTAGATAATTTCACTCAAGGGGATATTAATCTTTATAAGCATATTCTTATGACTACTGATGTTGCAGCAAGAGGAATTGATATACCTGATGTTGATTTAGTGATACAAATAGATCCACCTACTGACCCCAATGTTTTTTTACATCGTTGTGGTAGAACTGGAAGAGCAAATAAAGTTGGTCGAGCCATTGTTATGTTAAATGATAATTgtcaagaagaagattatATTGGATTTATGGAAGTAAAAggaatttttttaacaaaACAAGATATACCAACATCATcagcaacaaaaaatttacatgaaaatttccaaattaaACTTCGACAATATATGCTTGAAGATAGAGCACGACATGAATTAGCGGTGAAATCATATGTGGGATTTATTCGATATTATTCTAAACACATAGCCAGTTCGATTTTCCGATTAGCTACATTAGATTATTTGGGGATTGCCAAGATGTATGGATTATTAAGATTACCGAAAATGCCTGAAACGaaatatattgataattcGATAATGCCCACTGATGGTTGGTTAGGTGAAATTATCGATATGGATAAATATAGTTATGCTGATAAATTACAAGAGAAAACTCGATTAGAAAATTTAGAgaatgataaattgaaaaaaattcaggatgcaaaaagaagaaaagaattaaaaattaaaaatgaagCTTGGTCAAGTAAAtcagaaagaaaagaaaataaattagatcgtaaagaaaaattgaaaagaaaacgTGAAGccattgaaaaacaaattatggaagaagaaagattAAATGATGGAGGCAACAAAGATGAGGAGGAtgaagttgttgaagatTGGAAAGATATGGTaagaaagaataaaaaaaagcaaaagaaaaataattctATACAAGGttcatttgatgatttataa